In one window of Opitutus sp. GAS368 DNA:
- a CDS encoding TIR domain-containing protein, which translates to MADPTKAIFLSYAREDADAAHRIAEALRGFGLEVWFDQSELRGGDQWDQKIRGQIKACALFIPVISATTQSRDEAYFRLEWKLADDRSHLMAAGKTFIVPVVIDDTPEAGAVVPDSFSRSQWTRLPGGEPATAFIEQVKRLLDAPRKPALKPDLPRPPTLPPEFKQAAQAKAAAEAAAKAKPAVPGWMWGVLAAVLVAVGVGVMFLRRPEPVVPPPAPVTVATPKPAPAAPALSDKSIAVLPFTNMSEDKESGFFADGVHEDILTNLALVRELRVVSRTSVMPYRTTTKSMRQIAQELGVAYILEGSVRRSGNKVRVTGQLIHAATDEHVWAQAYDRDLTDIFTIQAELSAQIAGALKAALSPEEKVLLARRPTENLAAYDAYVKARQMALSGTTQLLESRTIESLLKQAVTLDPRFAAAWGELGRQIVFLYFNELDRSPQRLAEAKAAIETAVRLAPDAPEVIESYGDYFYYGYRDYVRAGEQYERLAVLRPNDASVFGSLGLIHRRQGRFKEGLAELQRAVEIEPRNLRYLRTLQQLMQGLDRYDEAAALQRRVIDLTPGDPIEEANLVQIPFFARGSTKECTDLLTQTKPKTAGEVSIVNFGRKQWAVQIGDWTEAIRLDGVERYFENPSFPHWGQDLTMAFALAAHGDQAAARVRAEAALPAVQADLENKPSATAWDALAGIYVLTDRKNEALRAARRAMELVPEAGDAVAGPGISLVYASTLAWTGDKEAALAELARLLRTPFGENIYSAKSSPLWLPLHGDPRFEALLNDPKNNAPLF; encoded by the coding sequence ATGGCCGACCCGACCAAAGCCATCTTTCTGAGCTACGCCCGCGAGGATGCCGATGCGGCCCACCGCATCGCCGAGGCGCTGCGGGGCTTTGGCCTCGAGGTGTGGTTCGACCAGAGCGAGCTGCGGGGCGGGGATCAGTGGGACCAGAAGATCCGCGGGCAGATCAAGGCCTGCGCCCTTTTCATTCCCGTCATCTCCGCGACCACCCAGTCGCGCGACGAGGCCTACTTCCGGCTCGAGTGGAAGCTCGCCGACGACCGCTCGCACCTCATGGCGGCGGGCAAGACGTTCATTGTCCCGGTCGTCATCGACGACACGCCGGAAGCCGGCGCCGTGGTGCCCGACTCCTTCAGCCGATCCCAATGGACGCGGCTCCCCGGGGGCGAACCCGCCACCGCGTTCATCGAGCAGGTGAAGCGGCTGCTCGACGCGCCGAGAAAGCCGGCGCTGAAACCCGATCTGCCGCGGCCGCCGACCCTGCCGCCGGAATTCAAGCAGGCGGCCCAGGCCAAGGCGGCGGCGGAGGCGGCGGCAAAAGCCAAGCCGGCTGTGCCGGGTTGGATGTGGGGTGTGCTGGCGGCTGTGCTGGTCGCGGTGGGTGTCGGCGTGATGTTCCTGCGCCGGCCCGAACCGGTCGTCCCGCCGCCGGCTCCCGTGACGGTGGCGACACCCAAGCCGGCCCCGGCGGCTCCCGCCCTCAGCGACAAGTCCATCGCCGTCCTGCCGTTCACCAACATGAGCGAAGACAAGGAGAGCGGCTTTTTCGCCGACGGCGTCCACGAGGACATCCTGACCAATCTCGCCCTGGTCCGTGAACTCCGCGTCGTCTCCCGCACCTCGGTCATGCCCTACCGCACGACGACGAAATCCATGCGGCAGATCGCGCAGGAACTGGGCGTCGCCTACATCCTCGAGGGTAGCGTGCGGCGTTCCGGCAACAAGGTGCGCGTCACCGGCCAGCTCATCCACGCCGCGACCGACGAGCATGTGTGGGCGCAGGCTTACGACCGCGACCTCACCGACATCTTCACGATCCAGGCCGAGCTCTCGGCGCAAATCGCCGGCGCCCTCAAGGCTGCGCTCTCGCCGGAGGAGAAGGTCCTGCTTGCGCGCCGGCCGACGGAGAACCTGGCGGCCTACGATGCCTACGTGAAGGCGCGCCAGATGGCGCTCAGCGGCACGACTCAATTGCTGGAGTCCCGCACCATCGAATCCCTCCTCAAGCAGGCCGTGACGCTGGATCCCAGGTTCGCCGCCGCCTGGGGCGAACTCGGGCGGCAGATCGTCTTCCTTTACTTTAACGAGCTGGATCGATCGCCCCAGCGCCTGGCGGAGGCCAAGGCGGCCATCGAGACCGCCGTGCGCCTAGCGCCGGACGCGCCCGAGGTCATTGAGAGCTATGGCGACTATTTTTATTACGGCTACCGCGACTACGTCCGGGCGGGCGAACAATACGAGCGCCTCGCCGTGCTCCGGCCCAACGACGCCAGCGTGTTCGGTTCGCTCGGGCTCATCCACCGCCGGCAGGGTCGCTTCAAGGAGGGGCTCGCCGAACTGCAGCGCGCGGTCGAGATCGAACCGAGGAACCTTCGCTACCTGCGCACGCTCCAGCAGCTGATGCAGGGTCTCGACCGCTATGACGAGGCTGCCGCCCTGCAGCGGCGCGTGATCGATCTCACGCCCGGCGATCCGATCGAGGAGGCCAACCTCGTGCAGATTCCGTTCTTCGCGCGCGGCTCCACGAAGGAGTGCACGGATTTGCTGACCCAGACCAAACCGAAGACGGCCGGGGAGGTTTCCATCGTCAACTTCGGGCGCAAGCAATGGGCGGTGCAGATCGGGGACTGGACCGAGGCGATCCGGCTCGACGGGGTGGAGCGTTATTTCGAGAACCCCTCTTTCCCGCATTGGGGTCAGGATCTCACGATGGCCTTCGCCCTCGCCGCCCATGGCGACCAGGCGGCGGCCCGGGTGCGCGCCGAGGCGGCCCTGCCCGCGGTGCAGGCCGACTTGGAGAACAAGCCGTCCGCGACCGCCTGGGACGCGCTGGCCGGGATTTATGTCCTTACTGACCGCAAGAACGAGGCGTTGCGCGCGGCTCGCCGCGCGATGGAGCTGGTGCCCGAGGCGGGCGATGCCGTGGCTGGTCCCGGCATCAGCCTGGTCTACGCCTCCACACTGGCCTGGACCGGCGACAAGGAGGCGGCCCTCGCCGAGCTCGCCCGGCTCCTCCGCACGCCCTTCGGGGAGAACATCTACTCGGCGAAATCCAGCCCTCTCTGGCTGCCACTGCACGGCGATCCGCGCTTCGAGGCGCTGCTCAACGACCCGAAGAACAACGCGCCGCTCTTCTAA
- a CDS encoding TIR domain-containing protein, whose translation MSEPTKAVFLSYAREDTDAARRIADALRSQGVVVWFDQEELRGGEAWDAKIKKQIRECALFLAVVSEHTQDRPEGYFRREWKLAVERTHDMAAGVAFLVPVAIDETAGTEALVPDEFMRVQWTRLAGALPTPDFVAQVKNLLAGGNRRRPSLAPMDAKLTTAPTRTRPPMTALPPPAPKPVAPVAPETPASARKSGRPAWLWGLVAVAIIGVGVGGYLFWPQPEPPAPPPRPVAVKKPAPIVPIAPAPPAWTTSEKSIAVLPFTNMSEDKDSGYFADGIHEDILTNLAHIASLRVVSRTSVMEYRGKTENIRQIAQKLGVSFVLEGSVRRAGNKVRVTGQLIHAATDEHIWAQNYDRDLTDIFAIQAELAQEIAKALSAALSPQEKARLEHPAATNPAAYDLLLRARQIDRNGNDTRQELDTEETMLQKAVTLDPAFASAWANLGVVHAQMRFNALDTSEARLAKARTAIDTARRLDPDNADVILCTGAYFYYGLRDYPHALEQFGRMTQLWPNFYFGPFMTGLVQRRQGKWVESLANLRRAFELDPGSAEHARNLMISMVAMRRYPEAMAEQERRVRLLPESLRESFEVARLKYFMNGSTKEGDELLAGPIAGRADPVTAAGYRKLWAAMKGDLATVAHLDREHPDAWAPGLGSGGGSPGEYAWNNAVVMAAQGDIAGARKRVEKYPAELRARLMNEPQNAVVLSQLAQIEALLGHKKEALAAAQQARTILPEAVDALSARGPHLALAFVLAWTGDKPAACAELKQLLATGGQPNVNWLKNGPWFAPLKDVLTFKALLADPKNNAPLY comes from the coding sequence ATGTCCGAGCCGACCAAAGCCGTTTTCCTGAGTTACGCCCGCGAGGACACGGACGCGGCCCGGCGCATCGCCGATGCATTGCGCAGCCAGGGCGTCGTGGTGTGGTTCGACCAGGAGGAACTGCGGGGCGGGGAGGCGTGGGACGCGAAGATCAAAAAGCAGATCCGCGAGTGCGCGCTGTTCCTGGCCGTGGTGTCCGAGCACACGCAGGACCGGCCCGAGGGCTATTTCCGCCGCGAGTGGAAGCTGGCGGTGGAGCGCACGCATGACATGGCGGCGGGCGTGGCCTTCCTGGTGCCGGTGGCGATCGATGAAACGGCCGGGACGGAGGCGCTCGTGCCGGATGAATTCATGCGCGTGCAATGGACGCGGCTGGCGGGCGCGCTGCCTACGCCGGACTTTGTCGCACAGGTGAAAAACCTGCTGGCGGGCGGCAACCGCCGCCGGCCGTCCTTGGCGCCGATGGACGCAAAGCTCACCACCGCTCCGACGCGCACGCGGCCGCCCATGACCGCGCTGCCGCCGCCCGCCCCCAAGCCCGTGGCGCCGGTGGCACCCGAGACCCCCGCGTCCGCCAGGAAATCCGGCCGCCCCGCCTGGCTCTGGGGCCTGGTGGCCGTCGCCATCATCGGAGTCGGGGTCGGCGGCTACTTGTTCTGGCCCCAGCCGGAACCGCCCGCGCCGCCGCCGCGGCCCGTCGCCGTCAAGAAACCCGCGCCCATTGTCCCCATTGCGCCCGCGCCCCCAGCCTGGACCACGAGCGAAAAATCCATCGCCGTCCTCCCGTTCACCAACATGAGCGAGGACAAGGACAGCGGCTATTTCGCCGACGGCATCCACGAGGACATCCTCACCAACCTCGCGCACATCGCGTCGTTGCGCGTTGTCTCGCGCACCTCGGTCATGGAGTATCGCGGCAAGACGGAGAACATCCGCCAGATCGCCCAAAAGCTCGGGGTGAGCTTCGTGCTGGAAGGCAGCGTGCGCCGGGCCGGCAACAAGGTGCGGGTGACGGGCCAGCTCATCCATGCCGCCACCGACGAGCATATCTGGGCCCAAAATTACGACCGCGACCTCACCGACATTTTCGCCATCCAGGCCGAGCTGGCGCAGGAAATCGCCAAGGCCCTTTCCGCCGCCCTGTCGCCCCAGGAAAAGGCGCGGCTGGAGCATCCGGCGGCCACCAATCCCGCGGCCTACGATCTCCTGCTGCGGGCGCGGCAGATCGACCGCAACGGCAACGACACCCGGCAGGAATTGGACACGGAGGAGACGATGCTGCAAAAGGCCGTCACGCTCGACCCCGCCTTTGCCAGTGCCTGGGCCAACCTGGGTGTGGTCCACGCCCAGATGCGGTTCAATGCCCTCGACACCTCGGAAGCCCGGCTGGCCAAGGCCCGGACGGCGATCGACACGGCGCGGCGGCTGGATCCGGACAACGCGGATGTGATCCTGTGCACCGGCGCCTATTTCTATTACGGTCTGCGCGATTACCCGCACGCGCTCGAGCAATTCGGCCGGATGACCCAGCTGTGGCCCAATTTCTACTTCGGGCCCTTCATGACCGGCCTGGTCCAGCGGCGGCAGGGCAAGTGGGTGGAATCGCTGGCCAACTTGCGCCGGGCTTTCGAGCTCGATCCCGGCTCGGCGGAGCACGCGCGCAACCTGATGATCTCGATGGTCGCCATGCGGCGCTATCCGGAGGCGATGGCCGAACAGGAGCGCCGCGTGCGCCTGCTGCCCGAGTCCCTGCGCGAATCGTTCGAGGTGGCGCGGCTGAAATATTTCATGAACGGCTCGACCAAGGAAGGTGACGAGTTGCTGGCCGGTCCGATCGCCGGGCGGGCCGACCCGGTGACCGCAGCCGGTTATCGCAAGCTCTGGGCGGCGATGAAGGGCGATCTGGCCACCGTGGCCCACCTCGACCGGGAACACCCGGATGCGTGGGCTCCGGGTCTGGGCAGCGGCGGCGGATCCCCGGGGGAGTATGCCTGGAACAACGCGGTCGTCATGGCGGCACAGGGCGACATCGCCGGCGCCCGGAAGCGCGTGGAGAAATACCCCGCCGAGTTGCGCGCCCGGCTGATGAACGAGCCGCAGAACGCCGTGGTTCTGTCCCAGCTGGCGCAGATCGAGGCACTGCTCGGGCACAAGAAGGAGGCGCTGGCCGCGGCCCAGCAGGCGCGGACAATCTTGCCGGAGGCGGTGGATGCGCTCTCGGCCCGTGGCCCGCATCTGGCCCTGGCCTTTGTGCTCGCCTGGACCGGCGACAAGCCGGCCGCCTGCGCCGAGCTGAAGCAGCTGCTCGCCACGGGCGGGCAGCCCAATGTCAATTGGCTGAAAAACGGCCCGTGGTTTGCGCCGCTCAAGGACGTCCTGACCTTCAAGGCCCTGCTCGCCGACCCGAAGAACAACGCGCCGCTTTACTGA
- a CDS encoding TRAFs-binding domain-containing protein has product MPSPVPTVKPALTATMSSAEVIGAIRGLIRRGQYLAAYDVAEEAATHEFHPPFTPVARAEIQYLRVLALARSGNSKRAAAEAASLQTTLPADQLPPALAEDIAALSARIAKDRALQAAPSERPPLAAAAAAAYEDVYRRLGRSYAGVNAATLWQIAGRQTQAHALARDVLKVVARETAALTGPADSGHYWAWVTKAEALLVLGDTDGAIAALQTAAVGAQDDLGAHATTRRQLRFLCHAVGADPAPILEVLAQPEVIHFCGHMTAPPGGRARFPHEQQPAVAAQVRASLQAHRVGFAHGSLASGADIIIAEAALELGVELHLVLPFSIDEFIAISVEPAGPDWVARFRHCLGAATSVTIASDSAYNGDDVLFSYAGRIAMGQAMNRAASIDTRAWQLAVFDGDESSDKAGTAHDMQQWRLAGGTTEVIPVRSTRTTTTAPFVAVSSKRVIRAVLFGDFKGFSRLHDEHIKLFLATVMQPVAEVLDRYGEHVIVRNTWGDGLFVVIDNALNGARLALDLQERLQSVDLAAAGLPADMGLRLGGHVAPLVPVYDPVLRLPMVMGRGLTRAARIEPRTPTGEVYVTTGFAALLRLEPDSGVTSEYVGHLTTAKNFETTPMYLLRRQDGARG; this is encoded by the coding sequence ATGCCCTCTCCCGTCCCCACAGTGAAGCCGGCGCTGACCGCGACCATGAGCAGCGCCGAGGTGATCGGCGCGATCCGCGGCCTGATCCGGCGGGGCCAATACCTCGCCGCCTACGACGTCGCGGAGGAGGCGGCGACGCATGAGTTTCACCCCCCCTTCACCCCCGTCGCCCGGGCGGAAATCCAATATCTGCGCGTGCTGGCGCTGGCACGGTCCGGCAATTCGAAGCGCGCGGCGGCCGAGGCGGCCAGCCTCCAGACCACCCTGCCCGCCGACCAGTTGCCCCCGGCGCTCGCCGAGGACATCGCCGCCCTTTCCGCCCGCATCGCCAAGGACCGCGCGCTGCAGGCCGCCCCGTCCGAACGCCCGCCCCTGGCGGCCGCGGCCGCCGCCGCCTACGAGGACGTTTACCGGCGCCTCGGCCGTTCCTATGCCGGCGTCAATGCCGCGACCCTCTGGCAAATCGCCGGGCGCCAGACGCAGGCCCACGCCCTCGCCCGCGATGTGCTCAAGGTCGTCGCCCGGGAAACCGCGGCCCTCACCGGCCCCGCCGACTCCGGCCATTACTGGGCCTGGGTCACCAAGGCCGAGGCGCTGCTCGTCCTCGGCGACACCGACGGCGCCATCGCCGCGCTGCAGACCGCCGCCGTGGGGGCCCAGGACGACCTCGGCGCGCACGCCACCACCCGCCGCCAGCTCCGCTTCCTGTGCCACGCCGTCGGCGCCGACCCCGCGCCGATCCTCGAGGTCCTGGCCCAGCCCGAGGTGATCCATTTTTGCGGACACATGACGGCGCCACCGGGGGGGCGCGCGCGGTTTCCCCATGAGCAACAACCGGCCGTGGCGGCGCAGGTGCGCGCCAGCCTGCAGGCCCACCGGGTCGGCTTCGCGCACGGCTCGCTGGCCAGCGGCGCCGACATCATCATCGCGGAAGCCGCGCTGGAGCTTGGGGTCGAGCTGCACCTGGTGCTGCCCTTCTCCATCGACGAATTCATCGCCATCAGCGTGGAGCCCGCCGGCCCCGACTGGGTCGCACGTTTCCGGCACTGCCTCGGCGCGGCGACCTCGGTCACGATCGCCAGCGACAGCGCCTACAACGGGGACGACGTGCTGTTCTCCTACGCCGGCCGCATCGCCATGGGCCAGGCCATGAACCGCGCGGCCAGCATCGACACCCGCGCCTGGCAGCTCGCCGTGTTCGACGGCGACGAGTCGAGCGACAAGGCCGGGACCGCGCACGACATGCAACAGTGGCGGCTCGCGGGCGGCACGACCGAGGTCATCCCCGTCCGCTCGACGCGCACGACCACGACGGCGCCCTTCGTCGCGGTCTCCTCCAAGCGCGTCATCCGCGCGGTGCTTTTCGGCGACTTCAAGGGCTTCAGCCGGCTGCACGACGAGCACATCAAGCTTTTCCTCGCCACCGTCATGCAGCCGGTGGCGGAGGTGCTCGACCGCTACGGTGAACACGTGATCGTGCGCAACACCTGGGGCGACGGCCTGTTCGTGGTGATCGACAACGCCCTGAACGGCGCCCGCCTCGCGCTCGACCTGCAGGAACGCCTGCAGTCGGTCGACCTCGCGGCCGCGGGCCTGCCGGCCGACATGGGCCTCCGGCTCGGCGGCCACGTGGCGCCGCTGGTGCCGGTCTATGACCCGGTGCTGCGGCTGCCCATGGTGATGGGCCGCGGCCTCACGCGCGCCGCCCGCATCGAGCCCCGCACGCCGACGGGCGAGGTCTACGTGACGACCGGTTTCGCCGCGCTGCTGCGGCTGGAGCCGGACAGCGGCGTGACCTCCGAATACGTGGGCCACCTCACGACGGCCAAGAATTTCGAAACCACGCCGATGTATCTCCTGCGGCGCCAGGACGGGGCCCGCGGCTGA
- a CDS encoding TonB-dependent receptor produces the protein MTADLWEQPLARIPASVSVYDEAALRAGAVRHFGDLVDEIPNLTWTGGTSRPRYLQIRGIGETSQFEGETPDSAVRFLVDDLDFTGLGTIGSTLDVRQVEVLRGPQAGAFGANAAGGVVRLVTNAPTPFWTGAAEATYGEDALRTGSFAIGGPLMPAKPEELMMRFAIQQSDSDGFRRNLTLNRATNARDEFTSRLRLTWNPNDLWHWEAAVLAADFDNGYDEFALDNNGRYTYSDQPGVDTQRSLAASLRGTYRGWDGVRLTTVTGVTRTRSRYAFDDDWTAASYMGFSDLRRLRWVVNEELRLDSEPGQAAGAISRWTLGAFYSALDETSRYGYQDLYSTDDLKVAYHSRNTALFGQVGHDFSPATRLVAGLRVERIALNGTGSDRGVVVQPSFNDTLVGGKLTLEHDLSDHEIAFASVTRGYKAGGINIDARIDIGVDPLTYATETLWNYEAGLRGHWLDQRVTGELTAFYLQRQDAQVRDAAGFGGTYRFFTDNGRDAHVYGLEAAGAYVLAKDWSVRGSLALMRSELDPFTLANGNPGGGHDMANTPHYGYTLGTRYGADRGFFISAELVGRAQQFDSNNENEARRAFRVVNASLGYAWREWTFTLWAKNLLNENYDKLVYFFGNADPDYIPTRYDDRADPRQIGVTAAYRF, from the coding sequence GTGACCGCGGACCTCTGGGAGCAGCCGCTCGCCCGCATCCCGGCCAGCGTTTCCGTTTACGACGAGGCTGCGCTGCGCGCCGGCGCCGTCCGGCACTTTGGCGACCTGGTCGACGAGATCCCGAACCTGACGTGGACCGGCGGCACGTCGCGCCCGCGCTACCTGCAGATCCGCGGCATCGGCGAGACCTCGCAGTTCGAGGGCGAGACACCCGACTCGGCCGTCCGCTTCCTGGTCGACGACCTCGACTTCACCGGTCTCGGCACGATCGGGAGCACGCTCGACGTGCGCCAGGTCGAGGTGTTGCGCGGCCCGCAGGCCGGCGCGTTCGGCGCCAACGCCGCGGGCGGCGTCGTCCGGCTCGTGACCAACGCCCCCACGCCGTTCTGGACCGGCGCGGCCGAGGCCACCTACGGCGAGGACGCGCTGCGCACGGGCAGCTTCGCCATCGGCGGTCCGCTCATGCCGGCCAAGCCGGAGGAATTGATGATGCGCTTCGCCATCCAACAGAGCGACAGCGACGGTTTCCGGCGCAACCTCACGCTCAACCGCGCCACGAACGCGCGCGACGAGTTCACCAGCCGGCTCCGGCTCACGTGGAACCCGAACGACCTCTGGCACTGGGAGGCCGCGGTGCTCGCCGCCGACTTTGACAACGGCTACGACGAGTTCGCCCTCGATAACAACGGCCGCTACACCTACAGCGACCAGCCCGGCGTCGACACGCAGCGCTCGCTCGCCGCGAGCCTGCGCGGCACCTACCGCGGCTGGGACGGCGTGCGCCTCACGACCGTGACCGGGGTCACGCGCACCCGCTCGCGCTACGCGTTTGACGACGACTGGACCGCCGCCTCCTACATGGGCTTCAGCGACCTGCGCCGCCTGCGCTGGGTCGTGAACGAGGAGCTGCGCCTCGATTCCGAGCCGGGACAGGCCGCCGGGGCGATCAGCCGCTGGACGCTCGGGGCGTTTTACTCCGCCCTCGATGAAACCTCCCGTTACGGCTATCAGGATCTCTACAGCACCGATGACCTGAAGGTCGCCTATCACTCCCGGAACACGGCGCTATTCGGCCAGGTCGGCCACGACTTCTCCCCCGCCACGCGCCTGGTGGCCGGCCTGCGCGTCGAACGCATCGCCCTCAACGGCACGGGCAGCGATCGGGGCGTGGTCGTGCAGCCGTCGTTCAACGACACCCTCGTTGGCGGCAAGCTCACGCTCGAGCACGACCTGAGCGACCATGAGATCGCCTTCGCCTCGGTCACTCGCGGCTACAAGGCCGGCGGCATCAACATCGACGCCCGCATCGACATCGGGGTGGACCCGCTCACCTACGCGACCGAGACGCTCTGGAACTACGAGGCCGGTCTGCGCGGTCACTGGCTCGACCAGCGCGTCACCGGCGAGCTGACGGCCTTCTACCTGCAGCGGCAGGACGCGCAGGTGCGCGACGCCGCGGGCTTCGGCGGGACCTACCGGTTCTTCACCGACAACGGCCGGGACGCCCACGTCTACGGCCTCGAGGCCGCCGGCGCCTACGTCCTGGCCAAGGACTGGTCGGTGCGCGGCTCGCTCGCGCTGATGCGTTCGGAGCTGGATCCGTTCACGCTCGCCAACGGCAACCCCGGCGGCGGGCATGACATGGCCAACACCCCGCACTACGGCTACACGCTCGGCACACGCTACGGTGCCGACCGCGGCTTCTTCATCAGCGCCGAGCTGGTCGGCCGGGCGCAGCAGTTCGACTCGAACAACGAGAACGAGGCGCGCCGGGCCTTCCGCGTGGTCAACGCCTCGCTGGGCTATGCCTGGCGCGAGTGGACCTTCACCCTCTGGGCGAAGAACCTGCTCAACGAGAACTACGACAAGCTCGTGTATTTCTTTGGCAACGCGGACCCCGACTACATCCCGACCCGCTACGACGACCGCGCGGACCCGCGCCAGATCGGCGTGACCGCGGCGTATCGCTTCTAG
- a CDS encoding SIMPL domain-containing protein (The SIMPL domain is named for its presence in mouse protein SIMPL (signalling molecule that associates with mouse pelle-like kinase). Bacterial member BP26, from Brucella, was shown to assemble into a channel-like structure, while YggE from E. coli has been associated with resistance to oxidative stress.), with translation MNTPSASRPHLFGVLAGLALSAGLVFAALVFANAWTRIAESQVINVTGSARKNVRSDLVVWRASFSADAPTLLEAQQKLRADSVKVAAFLAARGIDGFTASAVQIRELTAKQRNQEDDTVTNVRTGYRLSQSIEVHSPEVERVPRLASDSGELLQQGVAFVSDGFEFIYTKAGDAKVEMMAEATKDARSRAEQIATQGGRTIKELRTARMGVVQINPLYSSSTSWEGNNDTTALDKTITATIAVTFAMK, from the coding sequence ATGAACACACCCTCCGCCTCCCGTCCGCATCTCTTCGGCGTGCTGGCCGGCCTCGCGCTTTCCGCGGGCCTGGTCTTCGCCGCCCTCGTCTTCGCCAACGCGTGGACCCGCATCGCCGAGTCCCAAGTCATCAACGTCACCGGCTCCGCGCGAAAAAATGTGCGCTCCGACCTCGTCGTGTGGCGCGCCAGTTTTTCCGCCGACGCGCCCACGCTGCTGGAGGCGCAGCAGAAATTGCGCGCCGACTCCGTCAAGGTCGCCGCGTTCCTCGCGGCGCGCGGCATCGACGGCTTCACCGCCTCCGCGGTGCAGATCCGCGAGCTCACCGCGAAGCAGCGCAACCAGGAGGACGACACCGTGACCAACGTGCGCACCGGCTACCGGCTCAGCCAGTCGATCGAGGTGCACTCGCCCGAGGTCGAGCGCGTGCCGCGACTTGCGAGCGATTCCGGCGAATTGCTGCAACAGGGCGTCGCGTTCGTATCCGACGGCTTCGAGTTCATTTACACGAAGGCCGGGGACGCGAAGGTCGAGATGATGGCCGAGGCCACGAAGGACGCGCGCAGCCGTGCCGAGCAGATTGCGACGCAGGGTGGCCGCACGATCAAGGAGCTGCGCACCGCGCGGATGGGCGTCGTCCAGATCAACCCGCTTTATTCCTCGTCGACGAGCTGGGAGGGTAACAACGACACCACCGCGCTGGACAAGACCATCACCGCCACCATCGCCGTGACGTTCGCAATGAAATGA
- a CDS encoding KamA family radical SAM protein — MPYTEDRTTWFAGQGLWSHVPEADWKDWVWQLKNRITTIEQLERYMTLTPSEKAGCLFAKDKLALAITPYFFNLIDRNDPDCPIRKQVIPRSDEMVISSGEMLDSLGEDEHSPVPGLVHRYPDRVLFLVTDRCAAYCRYCTRSRLVSNAQDYNFHPEYEQALRYIEAHPEIRDVLLSGGDPLLLSDKKLDHLLGRLRAIKHVEFIRIGSRIPVFLPSRITPELADIFKKHGPIWMSVHLNHPKEATQELKDACERLSFAGVPLGNQSVLLKGVNDDPDVMKALVHRLLRMRVRPYYIYQMDLITGGAHFKVDVRKGIEIIRALRGHTTGYAVPQYVIDAPGGGGKVPVNPDYVEQITDDEVVFRNFEGRQFRYPLKAVPVPEKSAGLVMPAEIHL, encoded by the coding sequence ATGCCCTACACCGAAGACCGCACCACTTGGTTCGCCGGGCAGGGTCTATGGTCGCACGTGCCGGAAGCCGATTGGAAGGACTGGGTCTGGCAGCTCAAGAACCGGATCACCACGATCGAGCAGCTCGAGCGCTACATGACGCTCACGCCGTCGGAGAAGGCCGGCTGTTTGTTTGCCAAGGACAAGCTGGCCCTGGCGATCACGCCGTATTTTTTCAACCTGATCGACCGCAACGATCCGGATTGCCCGATCCGCAAGCAGGTCATCCCGCGCAGTGATGAGATGGTCATCTCCTCCGGCGAGATGCTCGACTCGCTCGGCGAGGACGAGCACTCGCCCGTGCCCGGCCTCGTCCACCGCTACCCGGACCGCGTGCTGTTCCTCGTTACCGACCGTTGCGCCGCCTACTGCCGCTACTGCACCCGCAGCCGGCTGGTGAGCAACGCGCAGGACTACAACTTCCATCCCGAATACGAGCAGGCCCTCCGCTACATCGAGGCGCACCCGGAAATCCGCGACGTCCTGCTCTCCGGCGGCGACCCGCTGCTGCTTTCGGACAAGAAGCTCGACCACCTGCTCGGCCGCCTGCGCGCCATCAAGCACGTGGAGTTCATCCGCATCGGCTCGCGCATCCCGGTGTTCCTGCCGTCGCGCATCACGCCGGAATTGGCGGACATCTTTAAGAAACACGGCCCGATCTGGATGAGCGTGCACCTCAATCACCCGAAGGAGGCCACGCAGGAATTGAAGGACGCGTGCGAGCGCCTGTCGTTCGCCGGCGTGCCGCTGGGCAACCAGAGCGTGCTGCTCAAGGGCGTGAACGACGACCCCGACGTCATGAAGGCGCTCGTGCACCGGCTGCTGCGGATGCGCGTGCGGCCCTATTACATCTACCAGATGGACCTCATCACCGGCGGCGCCCACTTCAAGGTGGATGTCCGCAAGGGCATCGAGATCATCCGTGCGCTGCGCGGCCACACGACCGGCTACGCGGTGCCGCAATACGTCATCGACGCGCCCGGCGGCGGCGGCAAGGTGCCGGTCAATCCCGACTACGTGGAGCAGATCACCGACGACGAGGTCGTCTTCCGCAATTTCGAGGGCAGGCAGTTCCGTTATCCGCTGAAGGCGGTGCCGGTCCCGGAGAAGTCCGCCGGCCTCGTGATGCCGGCGGAGATCCATCTGTAG
- the kdpF gene encoding K(+)-transporting ATPase subunit F — MENLLIGLIALALLVYLVVAVLRPEKF; from the coding sequence ATGGAAAATCTCCTCATCGGTCTCATCGCCCTCGCCCTCCTCGTCTACCTGGTCGTGGCCGTGCTGCGGCCCGAAAAATTCTGA